The Microcoleus sp. FACHB-831 DNA segment TTCTGGGAACTCGGCGGCGAGTCGTCTTGCGGTTTCCCCTGAACGTTCTAAGACATCTTCGCTAGTTTCTGGATAGTTGGCTATAACGCGAGAGGTATAGTTTAGGTCAATTCGGGGATATTTTTCGTGCAATGCTTCGATTGGGAGTTTTTCTGGTATGCTTGGCATCCAGCCAGGATTTAGCCATTCGCTTAAGCCGGATTCAACTTTAATGGGTAAATCGAGGGCTTCTGCTACCTGGTTTGCGGTTTGCACCGTTCGCAAGAAAGGCGAGGCAAAGATATGGGCGATGTTTTCTTGCCCCAGGCGTTGTCCTAGTTGCCTTGCTTGGATGACGCCATCATCGGAAAGTGGCGGATCGAAGGGGCGTTCTGCGGTGTTAAACCATTCGGGGTTAACGAAGTCGAGGCGGTTTCCGTGTCGGGCAATCCAGATGGTTTGAGACATGGGTTTAAAGATCCGGGCGATGTTCGTAATCGCGGCTACACAAACAAAGCCCGTCTGTGCGGGCTTCAAGTTCACTATACTCTTAGTCGGGGTAGAAGGAATAATCGAGGATATGGTAGCGTGCGATCGCATTAACTCCCCTCAAAACCTTTTCAGCTACTTTTTTAAAGCTATCTCAACTAATTACTCCATATTTTTATACGGAGAAATAGGCAATTCAAATTCAACCTCTTTTCTCGCTTCAAGCAACTTCATATCTTCATAAGTTACTAACCTTTGGGGTGTCCGAACTCGTCATATTTAGTAATTTGAGCTTCTGCGAGTTGTCCGGCGGGGAGGTCAACCAGTTGGAGGTTGA contains these protein-coding regions:
- a CDS encoding histidine phosphatase family protein, which translates into the protein MSQTIWIARHGNRLDFVNPEWFNTAERPFDPPLSDDGVIQARQLGQRLGQENIAHIFASPFLRTVQTANQVAEALDLPIKVESGLSEWLNPGWMPSIPEKLPIEALHEKYPRIDLNYTSRVIANYPETSEDVLERSGETARRLAAEFPEDILLVGHGASVLGTTRGLVGGEPEVNAVLCCLVKIVRVGEEWVMELNGDTSHLSETEKVIRFN